A part of Streptomyces sp. NBC_01451 genomic DNA contains:
- a CDS encoding NUDIX hydrolase has protein sequence MTSLGEHPALAAGCVLWRHSPLDGGLEICLVHRPKYDDWSHPKGHLKRDEEQLAAALREVEEETGYRATPGSPLSTTHYEVNGRPKQVSYWAAEATAGAFTPNDEVDLVLWLPPAAARERLTQPRDKDLVDELLALPRK, from the coding sequence GTGACGTCCCTCGGTGAACACCCCGCGCTCGCGGCGGGCTGCGTCCTGTGGCGTCACTCGCCCCTGGACGGCGGCCTGGAGATCTGCCTCGTCCACCGGCCGAAGTACGACGACTGGTCGCACCCGAAGGGCCACCTGAAGCGCGACGAGGAGCAACTCGCCGCGGCACTGCGCGAGGTCGAGGAGGAAACGGGCTACCGGGCCACCCCCGGGTCTCCCCTCAGCACGACCCACTACGAGGTCAACGGCCGCCCCAAGCAGGTCAGTTACTGGGCGGCGGAGGCGACGGCCGGTGCCTTCACCCCGAACGACGAGGTCGACCTCGTCCTGTGGCTGCCCCCGGCGGCGGCCCGCGAACGCCTCACCCAGCCCCGCGACAAGGACCTGGTCGACGAACTGCTGGCCCTGCCGCGGAAGTAG
- a CDS encoding GntR family transcriptional regulator, with the protein MVEYRIDRRTGVATYLQIVQQTKQALRLGLLEPGDKLPTAREVVEATAINPNTVLKAYRELEREGLVEARRGLGTFVRKSLGAAPADSPFGAELADWADRARDAGLERDDVAALFTSVLDTHFADTQFKGDQG; encoded by the coding sequence GTGGTCGAGTACCGCATCGACAGGCGCACCGGCGTCGCCACCTATCTGCAGATCGTCCAGCAGACCAAACAGGCCCTGCGCCTGGGCCTGCTGGAACCCGGCGACAAGCTGCCCACGGCCCGTGAGGTCGTGGAGGCCACCGCCATCAACCCGAACACCGTCCTGAAGGCCTACCGCGAGCTGGAACGCGAAGGCCTGGTCGAGGCGCGGCGGGGCCTCGGCACGTTCGTCCGCAAGTCGCTGGGGGCCGCCCCGGCGGACTCCCCCTTCGGCGCCGAACTGGCCGACTGGGCCGACCGGGCCCGCGACGCCGGACTCGAACGGGACGACGTGGCCGCGCTGTTCACTTCCGTACTCGACACACATTTCGCCGACACGCAGTTCAAGGGGGACCAGGGATGA
- a CDS encoding RNA degradosome polyphosphate kinase, with product MSQPNAQSQVQHAQPSVGSLTSHRPHTVSAVVSDLEPDIDADLDEYEEAPYDGELLPQGRFLDRERSWLAFNERVLELAEDPNTPLLERANFLAIFASNLDEFFMVRVAGLKRRIATGVATRSASGLQPREVLEMIWARSRELMARHAACYQEDVAPALAEEGVHLVRWSELTEKEQARLFTLFRHQIFPVLTPLAVDPAHPFPYISGLSLNLAVIVRNPVSGHRHFARVKVPPLLSRFLEASPSRYVPIEDVIAAHLEELFPGMEVLEHHAFRLTRNEDLEVEEDDAENLLQALEKELMRRRFGPPVRLEVEESIDRYVLDLLVRELNISEAEVYPLPGPLDLTGLFGISSLDRPELKFPKFIAGTHRDLAEVESSSAPDIFAALRERDVLLHHPYDSFSTSVQAFLEQAALDDDVLAIKQTLYRTSGDSPIVDALIEAAEAGKQVLVLVEIKARFDEQANIKWARKLEASGCHVVYGLVGLKTHCKLSLVVRQEGDTLRRYSHVGTGNYHPKTARLYEDLGLLTADQQVGADLSDLFNRLSGYSRRETYRRLLVAPKSLRDGLISRINKEVQHHRAGRPAYVRIKVNSMVDEALIDSLYRASQAGVPCDIWVRGICAVRPGVPGLSENIRVRSVLGRFLEHSRVFVFGNGGEPEVWFGSADMMHRNLDRRIEALVRVTDPAHRSSINRMLETGMSDTTQSWHLGPDGEWTRHATDSEGHPLRNVQEMLIDARRRRRGTATP from the coding sequence ATGAGCCAGCCAAACGCCCAGTCGCAGGTACAGCACGCGCAGCCGTCCGTCGGTTCCCTGACGTCCCACCGCCCGCACACGGTGTCGGCCGTGGTCTCCGACCTGGAACCCGACATCGACGCCGACCTCGACGAGTACGAGGAGGCACCCTACGACGGCGAGCTGCTGCCGCAGGGCCGCTTCCTCGACCGGGAGCGCAGCTGGCTCGCGTTCAACGAGCGGGTGCTGGAACTGGCCGAGGATCCCAACACGCCCCTCCTCGAACGGGCCAACTTCCTCGCGATCTTCGCCAGCAACCTGGACGAGTTCTTCATGGTCCGGGTGGCCGGCCTGAAGCGCCGGATAGCCACCGGCGTGGCCACCCGTTCCGCGTCCGGACTCCAGCCCCGCGAGGTGCTGGAGATGATCTGGGCCCGTTCCCGCGAGCTGATGGCCCGGCACGCCGCCTGCTACCAGGAGGACGTGGCCCCGGCGCTCGCCGAGGAGGGCGTGCACCTGGTCCGCTGGAGCGAGCTGACGGAGAAGGAGCAGGCCCGTCTGTTCACCCTCTTCCGCCACCAGATCTTCCCGGTCCTCACCCCGCTGGCCGTCGACCCGGCGCACCCCTTCCCGTACATCTCGGGCCTCTCCCTGAACCTCGCGGTGATCGTCCGCAACCCGGTGAGCGGACACCGCCACTTCGCGCGCGTGAAGGTGCCGCCGCTGCTGTCCCGCTTCCTGGAGGCCTCCCCGAGCCGGTACGTGCCCATCGAGGACGTCATCGCCGCGCACCTCGAAGAGCTGTTCCCCGGCATGGAGGTCCTGGAGCACCACGCGTTCCGCCTCACCCGCAACGAGGACCTGGAGGTCGAGGAGGACGACGCCGAGAACCTCCTCCAGGCCCTGGAGAAGGAACTGATGCGGCGCCGCTTCGGGCCGCCGGTGCGTCTGGAGGTCGAGGAGTCCATCGACCGGTACGTACTCGACCTGCTGGTACGGGAGTTGAACATCAGCGAGGCCGAGGTGTACCCGCTGCCGGGTCCCCTCGACCTCACCGGCCTCTTCGGCATCTCCTCCCTCGACCGGCCCGAGCTGAAGTTCCCCAAGTTCATCGCCGGCACCCACCGCGACCTGGCCGAGGTCGAGTCGTCGTCCGCGCCGGACATCTTCGCGGCCCTGCGCGAACGGGACGTGCTCCTGCACCACCCGTACGACAGCTTCTCCACCTCCGTCCAGGCCTTCCTGGAGCAGGCCGCGCTCGACGACGACGTCCTCGCCATCAAGCAGACCCTGTACCGGACCTCGGGCGACTCCCCGATCGTCGACGCCCTCATCGAGGCCGCCGAGGCCGGCAAGCAGGTCCTCGTCCTCGTCGAGATCAAGGCCCGCTTCGACGAGCAGGCCAACATCAAGTGGGCGCGGAAGCTGGAGGCGTCCGGCTGCCACGTCGTCTACGGCCTCGTCGGCCTCAAGACCCACTGCAAGCTGTCCCTGGTGGTCCGCCAGGAGGGCGACACGCTGCGCCGCTACTCCCACGTCGGCACCGGCAACTACCACCCCAAGACGGCCCGCCTGTACGAGGACCTGGGTCTCCTGACGGCGGACCAGCAGGTGGGCGCCGACCTGTCGGACCTGTTCAACCGCCTCTCCGGCTACTCCCGCCGGGAGACGTACCGCCGGCTCCTCGTCGCCCCCAAGTCCCTGCGGGACGGCCTGATCTCGCGGATCAACAAGGAGGTCCAGCACCACCGCGCCGGACGCCCCGCGTATGTCCGTATCAAGGTCAACTCGATGGTGGACGAGGCCCTCATCGACTCCCTCTACCGCGCCTCCCAGGCAGGCGTGCCGTGCGACATCTGGGTGCGCGGCATCTGCGCCGTACGGCCGGGAGTCCCGGGGCTGTCCGAGAACATCCGGGTCCGTTCCGTCCTCGGCCGCTTCCTCGAACACTCCCGGGTCTTCGTCTTCGGCAACGGCGGCGAGCCCGAGGTGTGGTTCGGCAGCGCCGACATGATGCACCGCAACCTCGACCGCCGCATCGAGGCACTCGTCAGGGTCACGGACCCGGCACACCGGTCCTCGATCAACCGGATGCTGGAAACCGGCATGTCCGACACCACGCAGTCCTGGCACCTGGGCCCGGACGGCGAATGGACCCGGCACGCGACGGACTCCGAGGGCCACCCACTGCGGAACGTCCAGGAGATGCTCATAGACGCCCGGAGGCGTAGGCGTGGCACAGCGACACCTTGA
- a CDS encoding cbb3-type cytochrome c oxidase subunit 3 — MTATAALAAPDRPAAQRTGRLHGLTWTLLRVHRGALWFWLLYVVVIAAVLLWAYGPGAHAAMDELARSGCRDGGIPNPGCDTLGPRGSRWDSGVALGSSMIALAPVLIATWAGGSLIGRELEDGTAQLTWTQSVSPARWLAAKLALPAVLIIAGMLPLTLLHRMMWTANPELRRDSWSWFDSQIFNANGILATVCALFGLAFGVLVGMVARRSAPAFGVSLFGSGFGLQYFQSLRPHLWLAETLRSPAGFTDEFPDDGMTAAQGSYTSTGARLPDLFCGDSTACVTRNDVVGVYRDYHPASHFWPLQLVETGIVLALAAAATAAAFWLLRRRTV; from the coding sequence ATGACCGCCACCGCCGCACTCGCGGCCCCCGATCGACCCGCGGCACAGCGCACCGGCCGTCTCCACGGCCTCACCTGGACCCTGCTGCGCGTACACCGGGGCGCCCTCTGGTTCTGGCTGCTGTACGTCGTCGTGATCGCCGCCGTGCTCCTCTGGGCGTACGGGCCGGGCGCGCACGCGGCCATGGACGAACTGGCGCGCTCGGGCTGCCGCGACGGCGGCATACCCAACCCCGGCTGCGACACCCTGGGCCCGCGGGGATCCCGCTGGGACTCGGGGGTCGCCCTCGGCAGCTCCATGATCGCGCTCGCCCCGGTCCTGATCGCCACCTGGGCGGGCGGTTCGCTCATCGGCCGCGAGCTGGAGGACGGCACGGCCCAGCTGACCTGGACCCAGTCCGTGTCCCCGGCGCGCTGGCTGGCCGCCAAGCTCGCCCTGCCCGCCGTGCTGATCATCGCGGGCATGCTCCCGCTCACCCTGCTGCACCGCATGATGTGGACGGCCAACCCCGAACTGCGGCGCGACAGCTGGAGCTGGTTCGACAGCCAGATCTTCAACGCCAACGGCATCCTCGCCACCGTCTGCGCCCTGTTCGGGCTGGCCTTCGGCGTCCTCGTGGGCATGGTCGCGCGCCGCTCGGCGCCCGCTTTCGGCGTCTCCCTGTTCGGCAGCGGATTCGGCCTTCAGTACTTCCAGTCACTGCGTCCGCACCTGTGGCTGGCCGAGACCCTGCGGAGCCCCGCCGGGTTCACCGACGAGTTCCCCGACGACGGTATGACGGCCGCCCAGGGCTCCTACACCTCCACCGGCGCCCGCCTCCCCGACCTGTTCTGCGGCGACAGCACCGCCTGCGTCACCCGCAACGACGTCGTCGGCGTCTACCGCGACTACCACCCCGCCTCCCACTTCTGGCCCCTCCAGCTCGTGGAGACCGGCATCGTCCTCGCCCTTGCCGCCGCCGCTACGGCCGCCGCCTTCTGGCTGCTGCGCCGCCGCACGGTCTGA
- a CDS encoding CHAD domain-containing protein: MAQRHLDPTDPTTAGPAGPVTPDALADYLRAQATEFLRALRLHRETGTGSAAAPPGEEPVDAARALRHAARRITGTLHTFRPLLDPTWSETMHPELAWLSGTLAREHAYAARLERLLLALQRLSGAAPFPAQLTVGSANAGPRSHPAATTDRGNLTVGAAKAGALLERQLTLARTRSHSAALQALGSSRFHAVADNVAVLASEVPLTPTAATTPIDLRPLAAAAHERLCDAVTALPLLTAGHPYNAEALVHGLSPDPAPHPQDAPWHHVRLLLRLRRYAHELLEGAEARDCVDGRMLAAGTALNRHRDAAEAAAAAAAAARTPRIAPATAYALGVLHADQRHEVEAARFAFQQSWEKKAMSTR, translated from the coding sequence GTGGCACAGCGACACCTTGACCCGACCGACCCCACGACGGCCGGACCCGCCGGGCCGGTGACCCCCGACGCCCTGGCGGACTACCTGCGGGCGCAGGCGACGGAGTTCCTCCGCGCCCTGCGCCTGCACAGGGAGACAGGCACGGGCTCCGCCGCCGCCCCACCCGGCGAGGAGCCCGTGGACGCGGCCCGCGCCCTGCGCCACGCGGCCCGCCGCATCACGGGCACCCTGCACACCTTCCGCCCGCTCCTCGACCCCACCTGGTCGGAGACGATGCACCCCGAACTGGCCTGGCTGTCAGGCACGCTGGCGAGGGAGCACGCGTACGCGGCCCGCCTGGAACGCCTGCTGCTGGCCCTGCAGCGGCTGTCGGGGGCAGCACCCTTCCCGGCACAGCTGACCGTGGGGTCCGCCAACGCCGGCCCCCGGTCCCACCCGGCGGCCACCACGGACCGCGGCAACCTCACCGTGGGCGCCGCGAAAGCGGGCGCCCTGCTCGAACGGCAACTGACCCTGGCCCGGACCCGGTCCCACTCGGCGGCCCTCCAGGCACTGGGATCGAGCCGCTTCCACGCGGTGGCCGACAACGTCGCGGTCCTCGCGAGCGAAGTCCCCCTCACCCCCACCGCGGCCACCACCCCCATCGACCTGCGCCCCCTCGCCGCCGCCGCCCACGAACGCCTCTGCGACGCCGTCACCGCCCTCCCCCTCCTCACCGCCGGTCATCCCTACAACGCCGAGGCCCTCGTCCACGGCCTGTCCCCCGACCCGGCCCCGCACCCCCAGGACGCCCCCTGGCACCACGTACGCCTCCTTCTGCGCCTGCGCCGTTACGCGCACGAGCTCCTGGAGGGCGCCGAGGCCCGGGACTGCGTCGACGGACGGATGCTGGCTGCCGGGACAGCGCTCAACCGGCACCGGGACGCGGCCGAGGCCGCCGCGGCGGCGGCAGCGGCGGCCCGCACCCCCCGCATCGCCCCGGCGACGGCGTACGCGCTCGGCGTGCTCCACGCCGACCAGCGTCACGAGGTCGAGGCGGCCCGGTTCGCGTTCCAGCAGTCCTGGGAGAAGAAGGCGATGAGCACAAGGTGA
- a CDS encoding ABC transporter ATP-binding protein, producing the protein MSDTAMEAAGLGKRFGWRKDRGWALRECAFRLPAGRVCAVVGPNGAGKSTLLALAAGLLRPTEGTLTVLGTSAAAARERMAYVAQDKPLHPQLTVEDTLRLGRELNPRRWDQAVAEDVVAAGALDPEARIRSLSGGQRTRVAIALALGKRPELLLLDEPMADLDPLARHELMGTLMADAAENGTTVVMSSHVVAELEGSCDHVLLVGAGQVRLAGPLEELLAAHTLVTGPAADLDGHTVIESRTTGRQTTALIRPGGRLADTWRSATPTLEELVLAHLRSPGAPSLHLDADESAEAAV; encoded by the coding sequence ATGAGCGACACCGCCATGGAGGCGGCCGGACTGGGCAAGCGGTTCGGCTGGCGGAAGGACCGGGGCTGGGCGCTGCGCGAGTGCGCGTTCCGGCTGCCGGCCGGGCGCGTCTGCGCGGTCGTCGGACCGAACGGCGCCGGCAAGTCGACGCTGCTGGCCCTCGCCGCCGGTCTCCTCAGGCCCACCGAGGGCACGCTCACCGTCCTCGGCACCAGCGCGGCGGCGGCACGTGAGCGCATGGCGTACGTGGCCCAGGACAAGCCCCTGCACCCCCAGCTCACCGTCGAGGACACCCTCCGGCTGGGCCGGGAACTCAACCCCCGGCGCTGGGACCAGGCCGTCGCCGAGGATGTCGTCGCCGCCGGCGCCCTCGATCCCGAGGCCAGGATCCGCTCCCTCTCCGGCGGTCAGCGCACCCGGGTCGCGATAGCCCTCGCCCTCGGCAAGCGGCCCGAACTGCTGCTCCTGGACGAGCCGATGGCCGACCTCGACCCGCTCGCCCGGCACGAGCTGATGGGCACCCTGATGGCCGACGCCGCCGAGAACGGCACCACGGTTGTCATGTCCTCGCACGTCGTGGCCGAGCTGGAGGGCTCCTGCGACCACGTCCTCCTCGTCGGCGCCGGCCAGGTCCGCCTCGCCGGCCCGCTGGAGGAACTGCTCGCCGCCCACACCCTGGTCACCGGCCCGGCCGCCGACCTGGACGGCCACACGGTGATCGAGTCCCGTACGACGGGCCGCCAGACCACCGCCCTCATCCGCCCCGGGGGCCGCCTCGCCGACACCTGGCGGAGCGCCACCCCCACCCTGGAGGAACTGGTCCTCGCCCACCTCCGCTCCCCCGGGGCACCGTCCCTGCACCTCGACGCGGACGAGTCGGCGGAGGCCGCCGTATGA